The bacterium genome includes the window CCCACGCCGCGGCACCCACGACGTACCCTCGGCTAGCGCACGAACCTACCACGTGTACTAGCGCGTCTCTGAGAGCTTCTCCAGGCACTGCAGGACGCGCAACCGCACCTCGTCGGCGGCGTCCGGCCGCATCACATCGCCCTGGTGGGGGCTGTCCCCGACCACGCTGTCCACACCCGCCGCCAACAGCTCCTCCGCCTCCTTGGCCGTTGCCGGGCTGCCCTTCGGGGCGGCCTCGCGCAGCATGCGCAGGTACTCCACGTCCGCTATCCCCTGCCGCCAGGCCTCCCAGCGCTTGGAGTCCACAACCCGGTCGGGCCACCCGTAGATCAGCGCGTAGCTGACCCCCGAGGTGTAGTCGCTCGGCGTCGCGCAGTTGCCATCCACGTACACCCACATCCCCAGCCCGCCGAAGCCCAGCTTGAAGGCCTTCCAGGCCAGCCAGCGGTAGTAGGCGCAGGGATCGGAGTTCTTCTCGCTGGCGCACGCGTAGAGCCATGACGGCAGCTTGGTGCGGCGGCACACCTCCACCCGCGCGGTGTTGGCGACTTCCCCGATACTCGGGCAGTAGAGGTCGTAGCTCGGCAGGGCCTCCTCCAGCATCGCCGGGGTGACGCTCTCGACCGGGTTCTCCCAGGTCAGCATCTGCGGGTCCACACGCTTGAGGGCCTGGCTGGCAGGCACGCACTGCTCTCTCCATGCCTTGTCCCCCGGCTCGTCCCGCCAGTACCAGGCGAAGCGGTCGCGGCCGATGCCCTTCTCCGCCAGGTGATCGCGGATCTGCGTCACCCACTGCTCGAAGACCTTATCCCACACCGGCCCGCCGAACTTCGCCGTGCCCAGGCGGTCGAAGCCGAACTCGAAGCCCGCCCACAGGAGCCAGAAGCGGCACTGCGGGTTCCACTCGATCATCTGGTCCATCTTCGTGAAGTCCAGCGGCACGGTGAAGTTGCCCTGCGCGTCGGGCTTCGGGTACGGCAGGTAGCTGTGGTTGAGGACCAGCGAGGTGTTGTAGTGGTCGAGCAGGTTCTGCGCCACCTCGAGTTCCCGCCCGACCACGACCTTCTCGTTGAAGTAGCCCCAGGTGTTGCTCTGCATGGCCGGGGCGTCGGGGAAGCGCAGGGCGGAGACGCGGAGGCGGACCGGAACCTGGATGCTGTTCACGGTGAGCGTGGAGGTGTAGACGCCGGGCTTGAGGGTCAGGCCACGGGTCTTGAAGGTCAGCCAGAGGCGCTTGCTGAGCCCGGCGGGGAGGGCCAGTCTGGCCGTCAGCCCGTTCCTGGGCCCGGAAGCCGGCGGGGTGTCCACGGCGAGGGGCACGATGGCATCATCGGGGTAGTTGTAGCCGAAGGCTTCGGTGTGGATGCACTGGGCCAGTTGCGCGGTGGCGGCCGGGAGCACTTGCGGGCCCCGGAAGTCGGCCAGCCTGACGGTCAGTTGGAGCGGCAGTGCCGACGCGCTGGTGAGGTTGAGGCTGCTGCACGCGAACTCGTTCTGCATCATCTCGACGCGAATCTCGGGCTTGCCCGCCAGGACGGGCACCGCCACCGGATTGAGGCGGTTCCAGTGCTTGTCCTGCCAGACGACGACCGGCGTTGCCGGCCACATCGCATCATTCAGCGCCCCGACCGCCGCGAAGGCCTTCCGCTCCGGCTCCCGGTACGGCGGGCCCTGCCAGTAGTCGGCGGGGGTGACAGTCGCGGTGGCAAGGGCCTCGCGCCGGGCTTGCTCGATGGCCTTCGCCGCAGTGTCACAGGCAGCCGGGGGGGCCTTCATGGCGCGGAGTTGCTCGACGCCCCCCGCCGCCTGCCGCACGAGCGCCAGGGTCGTGTTCTTCTGGTCTACCCATGGCTTTCTGTCCAGGGCGTAGGCGGCGACATCGGCGGCGGCGATGGGCCTGTCGTCTCCCCAGGTGGCCTGGGCGGCCGTGTGATCGCCCTTGAGAACCTCGATTTCATCGCAGAACAGGTAGAACCCGCCCGGCAACAGCACGAAGCGCACATAGCGGCCCCAGCCCTTGATGCCGTCCAGGACGAAGCGATGGCTCAGGAACTTGTCCTGGGGGAGGGACTCGGTCAGAACGTCGCCCACAAAGCGGTACTCTCTGCCATCGCTGCTCAGGAAGACCAGCGCCGCCGAGGGGAAGGTGACCTGCGCGCCGCCCGTGACGGTATCGAGGGTGATCTTCCCGACGGGTTGCTCGGAGCCCAGGTCCAGGTCCACCGTGAAGCTCTTCGTGCGGCCCACACCCCAGCCAACGGTGCCCTTGTCGCGCCACTCACAGCCGTTGTAGACGCCATCGGTGAGGTCGGTGGCGTCGCCCGGGTCGGTGCACAGCCCGTAGTTCGGGGCAGGAGAGAAGGTGCAGGGCTTGCCGAGGGCAAGGTTCACCCCGGGGGAGGGCTGAGGCCGAGGTGCGGGAGCTTGCTCCTGAGCCGCAGCCAGAGAGATCAGACAGCAACAGACTGACGCGAACAGCATCCGGATTGCCATGGTGGACCTCCTGCAGAGACGCGAGGCGGTTCGCCGCCGGGCCGCCGCAGGCCTGCCTGCGCGGGGACTCTGGCGTCTTTGACAATCCCTCGCTGCCGGAATATAATGCCGCCGTCAGCGAGCCGGCCATGCCACCCCAGCAGCCGGCTGTTTTGGTGTGCGTTGCCTACCGGGGCCTAGCGCCCCTGCCACGACATATCGTCCGCTCTCCGGAGGCCCCCCATGCGCAAGATCAAGCGAGCGTTGCTGAGTGTGAGCGACAAGTCCGGCATCGTGGATTTCGCCCGGGCCCTGGTGGAGATGGGCGTGGAGATACTGTCCACCGGCGGCACCCGCCGGCAGCTCGCCGAAGCCGGCGTGCCGGTCCGTGCGGTCGAGGAGTACACGGGCTTTCCCGAGATCATGGACCACCGAGTCGTGACGCTGCACCCCAAGGTGCATGGCGGGCTGCTGGCCGTCCGCGACAAGCAGACCCACATGGCCGAGGCGGAGCAGCTCGGCATCGAGATGATTGACATGGTGGTGGTCAATCTCTACCCCTTCCAGCAGACGGTGGCGCGCGAGGGCGTGACGCTGCCGGAAGCGGTCGAGAACATTGACATCGGCGGGCCGACGATGCTCCGGTCGGCGGCCAAGAACCACAAGTATGTCGCCGTCGTGTGCAGCCCCGCCTACTACGACGCGGTGCTCGAGGAGATGCGCGCCAACGGCGCCGCCCTGAGCGAGAAGACGCGGCAGAAGCTGGCCCTGGAGACCTTCGCCCACACCGGGCAGTACGATGCGGCCATCGCGCAGTACCTCTCGATGGCCTTCGCCGAAGAGGCAGCGACTTTCCCCAAGTACCTGGCCCCGTGGTACGTCAAGCGCGGCAGCGACCTTCGCTACGGCGAGAACCCCCACCAGGCCGCGGCCCTGTACGCCCACCTGGGCGCCCACGAGCCGGGCCTGGCGCTGGCGGAGAAGGTCTCCGGCGAGAAGGAGCTGTCCTTCAACAACTTCCTCGATCTGACCGCCGCCATGGAAGCGGCGCGGGACTTCTCTGAGCCGACCGCGATCATCGTCAAGCACCTCAACCCCTGCGGCGCGGCTTCGGGCGCGACGCTGGCGGAGGCTTTCGCCGACGCCTGGGCCGCTGACCCGATCTCGGCCTTCGGGGGCGTCATCGGCGTCAACCGCGTCGTGGATGTCCAGACCGCGCAGATGATCGGCAACGCCCAGATGCTGCAGGATGTCATCGCCCCCCGCTACCGCGAGGAGTCCGGGGACTTCGAGAGCACGATCCTGGCGGCGTTCGTCGAGGCGATCATCGCGCCGGGCTACGAGCCCGAGGCGCTGGAGCTGCTGCGCAAGCACAAGAACATGCGCGTGATGGTGCAGCCGGACTTCGCCCCCGCGGGGCGCGGGAAGGACTTCGACATCAAGAAGATCCCCGGTGGTCTGGTCGTGCAGACCCCGGATGCCCAGAGCGTCAACAAGCTCGACCTGAAGGTCGTCACGAAGCAGAAGCCGACCGACGAGCAGCTTGAGTCGCTGCTGTTTGCGGACAAGATCGCCAAGCACGTCAAGAGCAACGCCATCGTGCTGGTGCAGGGCAAGCGCCTCGTGGGGTGCGGCGCGGGGCAGATGAGCCGGGTGGACAGCTCGGTCATCGCGGCCCGCAAGGCCGGTCAGCGCGCGGCGGGGTCGGTGCTGGCGTCGGACGCGATGTTCCCGGCGCGCGACGGCCTGGACGCCGCGGCGCAGACAGGCGCGGTGGCGATCATCCAGCCGGGCGGCTCGATCCGCGACGCCGAGGTCATCGAGGCGGCCGACGAGCACGGGCTGGTCATGGTCCTGACGGGGATGAGGCATTTCTGGCATTGAGCGGGGGGCATGATGGCGAGAAGCGTTCGGCTTGGTCGACGACGTGAGCCGACGGAGCACTGGAGCGACAGGACCATCGCGTGGTGCGGAGTGATGGTCGGGTTCCTCGGCATCCTCCTCGGCGCGTTCTCATGGCTCGCCGCCCGCGAGGCTAACCGGATCGCGGACGAGGCCAACGCACTCGCCCGAGAGTCCAACCAGATATCCAGGCAGGCCTGCGACCTGGCAAGCAAACAGACGGCTCTCCAGGAGAGCGTCGAGCAGCGTGAACTCGCCCAGCAGACGGTGCTTCGGCTGGACGCCATCAAGTTCGAGGGTGTGCGAAAGCCGCTGCAGGTTACGTTCAAGCCCGTGGTGCAGGGCGGCTCGGTTGTTAGGAACGTGCAGGTCACTCTGGGCCTGCTCAATGCGAGAACACCTGAGGCTGGGCTCGCCAGACCCGATGGTTTCTTCAGCGGATGCTGGTGCCTGCAGAGGCATCTGTCCAGTAGCGAGAGCCCCTTCACTGTAGCGGCGACCGTCAACGACCTCAGCTATGGCATTGTGCAGTTCCGCTACCGAATGACGTGGCAATATGGGGAGGCAGCGACGGGCAAGTGCTACGGGGAGATCAGCTATCTGCACGTGTCCCGCTGGGCAGCGGTTCGTAGAGTGGCGGCGCCTGTAGCCGGCAGACCCGTACCCGATCTTTCGTCCTTGGTCGTCGCGACTTCGGCGGCCAAGAACGGCTACGTGCCAGTTTCCTGGATCGGGCGGCAGGACGGGCAGGTCCACACGGGTAATGCCCGAACAGACTCCCTGCAGCGGCAAGGGCTCATAGACAACATGTCGTCGAGCGGGCAGGGGACGGTTGATGCGGGGACCGGCTATCGCGACGTTGGCGCGCGGTTCGGCCCCGGGACCGACGAGGGCGAAGCCGGCAGGCTCATGGCGGGGACGACAGTGTGCTTTGATTGCCGTGTAGGGGACTGGCTTCACCTGTCTGACAATCGTTGGGTTGCTGCGCGGTGTGTCAGGTACAACGTGGGTCTGAGCAAGGGCCAGATGGTTCGGCCGACAGAGGGCTACACGCTGTTAGGGAAGACCTGGTGGTGTAGCGTCAACGGGCTCTCGGGAGCCGGCCCCGCTCCGTGAACAGGCGTCCGCGCAAGTACCGGCCTCGGACCACATCGAGCTTGGCCATCTGTTGCCTGCTGCTCGCTGCGGTCGCCCGAAGTTGACAAGATCGATGCCCTGCCGATCCAGCCGGACTTCGTGGTCGCGCTCGGTGGCAACATCGCCGGCGGGCAGGACCACGCGGTGCTGCAGGACGCGCGCGACGGCTTGGACGCCGCGGCGCAGACGGGCGCGGTGGCGATCATCCAGCCGGGCGGCTCGATCCGCGACGCCGAGGTCATCGAGGCGGCCGACGAGCACGGGCTGGCCATGGTCCTGACGGGCATGCGGCACTTCTGGCACTAGACGGCAGACAACCGGGGTCTGGGAGCAGGGAACTGGAATCCTCTCGCGCAGGAGGATGCAGTGACCGAGATCAGCGACTTCAAGCAGTTGGATGCCTGGCAGAAGGGGCGGGACCTCGTCCAGATCATCTACGGGATCACGTTGCGCTTCCCTGGAGCCGAGCGCAATGCGCTGGCCAGCCAGATGCAGCGGGCAGCGATCTCCGTCCCTTCGAGCATCGCCGAAGGCTACGGCCGCGGCACGCGGCAGGAGTACATGCATTCCCTGCGTCTCGCCCGGGGCTCGCTGTGCGAGCTGGAGTCCCAGTTGATCCTGGCGCACGACCTGGGGCTCATCGCCGACCCGGAGCCGATCAGCGTCGTGATCCGTGACACGCACCGCCTGTTGCACGGTCTCCTGAGGGCGCTGCATCGGCCCCCCGGAGACGGGAAGGAAGTCTCACAGTGACGTCTCACCCGTCCGTCGGACGGACGTTCCCGGTTCCCCGTTCGCAGTTCCCTGCCTTTCCGGCCAGGGGCGGTTGCGGTATTCGCCCCGCGCGGTAGCCATACCGGCGCGGGGCCAACTGATTGCGCGCGTCCGCCACGGACGCGCCCACGCGCACCCTAGCACACAACTCAAGGAGCCCCTCCATCATGATGAACCGCACACTGGCCCAGGCCGACCACGAGATCGCTCGCATTCTGGCTGACGAGCTGGAGCGCCAGAAGTATACCTTGATGCTTATCCCCTCCGAGAACTACGCCTCGCGCGCCGTCATGGCCGCGGCGGGCTCGGTGTTCACCAACAAGTACGCCGAGGGCTACCCCCGCAAGCGCTACTACAACGGCTGCGAGAACTACGACCGGCTCGAGCAGCTGGCCATTGACCGTGCCAAGGACATCTTCCGGTGCGACCATGCCAATGTTCAGGTCCACACCGGCTCGCAGGCCAACATGGCGGCGTACTACTGCCTGCTCAACAAGGGCGACCGCATCCTGGGCATGAGCGTCGCCCACGGCGGTCACCTCACCCACGGCCTGGACCGGAACTTCTCGGGCCTGTTCTACGAGAGCCATTCGTATGGCCTCAACCCCGAGACGGACCGGCTGGACTACGACCAGATTCTCGAGGTCGCCAAGACGGTGCGCCCCAAGGTGATCGTGGCGGGCGCCAGCGCCTACCCGCGCATCATTGACTTCCAGCGCTTCCGCGAGATCGCCGACGCCGTGGATGCCTGTCTGATCGCCGACATCGCCCACATCGTGGGCCTGGTGGCGGCCGGCTCGCATCCGGACCCGGTGCCCTACTGTGACATGGTGACCTCGACGACCCACAAGACCCTGCGCGGGCCCCGCGGCGCGCTCATCCTGTGTCCGGACAAGTGGGCTGACAAGCTCGACCGCGCGGTCTTTCCCGGCGTGCAGGCGGGGCCGCTGATGCAGATCATCGCCGCCAAGGCGGTGGCCTTCAAGGAGGCGCAGGAGTTCGGCTTCCGCGAGTACCAGCGGCAGATCATCCGCAACGCGCAGTTCCTCGCCCAGGCGCTGCTGGATGAGGGCTTCCAGCTCGTGACGGGCGGCACTGACAACCACCTGATGCTGGTGGACCTGCGCAGCAATAACATCAGCGGGCGCGACGCAGCGAATCTGTGTGAGATGGCGGGCATCGTGGCCAACAAGAACCTGATCCCCGGCGACCCCGCCAACCCCGTGGAGACCAGCGGCATCCGCTTTGGCACGCCGGCCGCCACCACTCGGGGCATGAAGGAAGCCGAGATGGTGCAGATCGGCCAGTGGATCGCGCGCGTGATCCACGACGGGCGCAACGAGGACGGCAGTCCGAATGAGGCCGTGCTGGAAGACATTCGCGGCCAGGTCCGCAGCCTGTGCGAAGCCTTCCCGATCTACGAGGACCTCGACGTCAGGTAGTTGACTCGCTCACCGGGGAGCCGCCGGCGGTTGCGCCGGCGGCTCTCTCGTTCGTGACGCGGAGGCGACCGATGTCTCGGACGAAGCCACCGTCGCGGCATAGAGGGATCGCGCCCAGGCTCATGGTGCTGCTGGCCATGTGTGGTGTGGCCTATGCCGGCGCGAGCCTCCTGCACCGCGCCACGACCGGCCAGACGGACTTCTCGGTCTTCTACCGCACGGCAGAGGCCATCCGGGGAGGCGCCCCGGCCGAGTTCTACGCGCGGAGGGACGAGGCCACCGGCTTCCACCGCTGCATCTCCCCCTCCGGGACGGCCCTGTTCTTCTACATGCCCTGGCTGAGCATACGCGGGGCAGCCCTCGTGTGGATGGGGCTGAACCTCGGCCTGCTGGTGGTGTCGGCCTGGTGCCTGTGGCGCGTCTTCGGGGCCCTGGAGCGGCAACGCCGGCTGTACCGGGGCACATGGCTGTGGGCTTGCGCGGTCCTGATGATCCTGTCGGTAGACTGTCTGCAGGTCGGGCAGTTGAGTCTGCTGTTCACGACCTGCTGGCTGGTGTACCTGCTGGCCGGCGAGGGACTGCCCGGGGCCGTGCTGCTCATGCTGCCGACGGCCATCAAGCTGTACCCGGGGCTGCTCTTCGCCGTGCCGGTGGGGCTGCGCCGGTGGCGGCAGGTGCTGTGGCTGCCCGTAGCGGCCATCCTGGTCGGCTGGCTGCTGGCATGGCTGCCATACGGCGGGCACCTGCCGGGGATGTGGGCGGGCTTCTTTCGCTACATGATCCTCGGCGGTGAGAGCAGCCGCGCCCTGGCGATGGTAGACCCCTACCTACCCAGCAACCAGAGTCTCGATGTGACCGTGCTGCGCTACCTGGCGGACCTGCCGGGCTTCAGTCAGGCTCACCCCCACTTCCCCCACCTCACCCTCGACCCGGCCGTCGTCATGCGCCTCATCCTGGCGCTCAAGTTGGTCATTCTGGTACTCACCGGCATCGCCGCCTGGCGGCTGGGCAAGCGAGCCGCGGCCCGGCCGCACTGGACGGCGCTGGTGATGCTGGCCCTGTGGTCGGTGACGCTGTACCTGCTGCTGCCGGAGACGAAGGCGCGCTATGCGGTGTATACGTTCCCGGCGTGGCTGCCGCTGCTGGCGATGACCGGCGCGCAGCGCCGACGACGGGGGCCGTACCTGGGCCGCTGCGCGCTGATTGCCCTGGGGCTGGCCGCGCTGCTGGAGCTGCTGCCGGATGAACTACGGCTATACGGCACGGCCTGTGTGGCCACAGTCGTGGTGTGGGGGATGCTGCTGAGTGCCTCGTGGCGGGGGAACCTCGGGCCGCCACGGGTGTCAACACATTGAGAGTGTGTCTCCTGTAGCCGCCGCGACATCAGCCGCCGGGAGGGGTTCCATGCGCGCTGTCAGCCTCGTCGTGTGTCTGGTCTGCCTTGTCTGCTCCGTCGCAGCCGCCGTGCCCGTGACCGGGAAGGTCTCCGATGCCGCCGGCAAGCCGTTGGCCGGGGTGCGCGTCTATGTGCTGGTCATCGCCGACCGGGACGCCGAGAGCTTCCGCGCCCCGTGGAAGCAGGTGGTGACCGGGGCGGATGGGGCCTTTGCGCTCGATTGGCCGCTCGCGCCGGAGAAGGTCTCCTACTCCATGGCCATGGTTTACCAGCCGGGGCTGGCGGTGGACTTCGTCTCCGGGGGGAGGCTCGTGCCGCTGAGCTTCGTGCTCAAGCCTACGGTGCCGATCAAGGGGAGTGTGCTGGGGGACGATGGCAAGCCGCTGGCCGGAGCGCGCGTGACGCTGGACTCGTGCTATGAGCAGAGCGAGGGCAGCTACAAGCATGGCCAGGTCCCCCCCGAGTTGCGAGACGTGCTCGCGGTGCGGACGGACGCCAACGGGCAGTATGCGCTGGAGGTCGTGGCCACCGGCGTACGGCCTACGCTGGCGATCAGCGCTCCCGGCTACGGGGAGGCGCGGATCACCTTCGAGAAACAGGTGACGCCGGTGAGGCTCACACGGGCCGGAAGCCTGCGGGGGCAGTTGGTCTGCACCGATCCTGCTGTCCCACTGGCTGGCTGGACTGTGTCCGTCTACGGCACTGGCCCACCGGGCGGCAACACCCACTCGTACTACAACAGCGTCTGCCAGACGCAGGCGCAGGGGCAGTTCTCGCTCCCGGAGTTGCCGCCGGCGGACTACCAGTTCCGTGTCACCGCGCCGTCCGGGGTCGGTTACGGCGCGCGCGAGGGCAAGGCGACCGTCACCTCAGGCCAGACCGCCGAGATGAAGCTGACCGTCGAGAAGCTGCTGCCGGTCAAGGGGCGCGTGGTGGGGGCAGACACCAAGAAGGGCCTCGCCAACATCGGGGTCAGTGTCGGCTCGTCCGGGGCCCAGACCGGCCCGGACGGGACGTTCCGTGTGCAGTGTCTGCCGGGCACAGTCACCGCGTACGCCTATGACCGTGACTCCAACTACCGCTCCTCCGACTACCGGAGCCCCAAGCAGTACACGCTGGCCGCGCCGGGGCTCGACGTAGGAGACATCGTGCTGCAGCCGGCGTTCAGAGTGTCGGTGCAGGTGGTGGATGAGGCGGGACAGCCGGTGGCGGGAGCGAAGCTCAACTACCAGCAGTCCGGTGACGATGCCCTGCCTCCCTTCGCGCGCAGCGACCTGGCCACCGATGCCACGGGCAGCTACACGCTCAAGGGGCTGACGGGCGACACGCTCGTCGTGTCGGCGACGAAGGACGACCTGGCCTCGGAGCCCGCGCAGGTGGATGTTGCCAAGCAGCAAGGGCCGGTGAAGCTGGTGCTGCGGCCCGGGCTCATGTGCGCCATGACGGTGACGCTCCGCGACCAGGACGGGCGGCCGATCACCGATGCGGCCGTGCAGGTCTACGAGCAGACGAACCAGTACGGCAGGAACCGTGCCGCTCCGCCGGCGGATGCGACAGGATGCATCACGGCGGTGCGTCTGACGCCGGGCAACGGCTACAACTTCGAGATCGAGGCGCCCGGCTGCTGGCCCATGGGCACCCCGAAGTGGACCGCCGTGGCCGGGCAGACGCATGACTGCGGGGTCATCACACTGACGCGCAACCGGGGCCTCGTGGCGGGGAAGGTCGTGGACGCCGCGGGGAAGCCGGCTGCGGGGATGATCGTCGTCTGCTCTATGGAAGCGCCCCAACCCGCGTCAGCGACCACCGGGGCAGACGGGAGCTTCCGACTGGCGGGGCTGATGGAGGGGCCGGTGTGCCTCTTCGTGCACAGCGGCGGGCTGCGCTGCACGGCGCAGATAGCCAAGACGGGGCAGGAGGACGTGGTGCTGCAGGCGCCGGCGGCGCGGCCGCTGAGGTACAACGCGGGCGAGGCCGCCCGCGCTACTGGTGGAGGGGGTGAGGCCGCCGGTGCTGGTGAGCCATCTCCCCAAGCGGCCCAGCAGGCGCAGGACCTGATCCTCGAGGCACTGGAGAAGACGAAGGGCGGAGACACCTGGGATCGCTGGCGGCTGCTGCTGGCGCTGGCCAAGCGCGACCCGCAGTTGGCGCTGCAGACTGCGGCCGCCCACGGCGACAAAGATGACGGCGTGCGGGCCGTCGTGGCCATGCAGCACCTGTGCGATGCGCCGCAGGATGCGAAGCTGATGTTGCAGGCCCTCGATCCCGAGCAGGTGCAGCAGAGCATCATGTATGCCCATGGGTGGCACCTCGGCCGGGTCGCGCCGGAGATGGGGGCGAGGATCGGTGAGGCGCTGCTCGAGAGCGCCCGGCGCCAGCGCGGCAGCGAGAGCGTCTCGGGATGGGCCCTCGCGCTGCGGTGGCTACAGCGGTACGACCCGGCGCAGGCCGAGGCGCTGATCCCCGGGTTGCTGCTGCGGGCCCAGACCCTCGGCGTCTCCGAGCGCGATGCCTATGCCCGGACCATGGCGGCCCAGATCATCGTGGGACAGGACCCGGCGGCGGCGCTGGAGCTGCTCAAGCCCATCGCCGATGACAACGACCTGCAGCGCTACACGGCCAAACTGGCGCCGTGCCTGGCCGGCCGCGACCCGAAGCGCGCTGTGGCCCTGCTCAAGGGCCTCAAGCAGGACTGGTACCGGGAACAGGAGATGCCCGAATGCCTGGCGGCCTTCCCGGCGGCCCAGCGCGACCTGGCGCTGGCCGAGGCGCGGCAGCTCAAGAGCGCCTACGCGAAGGCCCGGGCACTGGCGAAGCTGGCGCAGTTGCTCCCGCGCGAGCAGGCACCGGGGCTGCTGACGGAGGCCGCCGAGGCGCTGTTGCAGGGCGGCGACATGCGTGGCTACCCGATGCAGGAGAACGTGACAGGCTTGTTGTGCCTGGGGCTCGTCGCGCAGCGGCTGGGCTGTGAGGAGTACCGAGAGATCGTCTGGCGCGGCGTCGCCGCGCACGCCCCCAACGCCGACTATGGGCCGCGCCCTGTTTCCGAAAGCGCGCGCACGCAGGTCCAGTTGGCCTCGCGCCTGGGAACGTGCGACCCGGTTCTGGGGCGGCACATTCTGGAGTTGGCCCTCAAGCGCGTGGGCGACTGGCGCCAGGAGGAAGCCTACACGCAGCGGAGCATCGTCTCCGCGGCGGCGGCGATTGACCCGCAGTGGGGGCTGGAGCTGGTGCGGCAGATGCCGCTGGACCCGGACGTGAAGAAGCGGGACGGGTGGACCGCCGGGATGCTTGCTGTCGCCGGCCGCCTGTGGCAGAGCGAGGCGGAGCGGACGACGGCGCTGCTGCAATCCGACGGCATGGGTCGTTCATGGCTTGCGGAAGACGACAGCCTGGATTAGGATAGGCACAGGGAGGCTATGATGCGTCCGGCTTTCGGGCTGTTAGCGTTATGTGTGGTCACGGCCAGCTCGCACGTTGCGGCAGCGGCGGCGCCGACGCCCCTGCAGTTCGTGGACGAGTGGGCCGCCCTGGGCACGCCGCTGTACGGGCAGCAGGCAGTGGCGCTGGGGGCGCCGCAGCAGGTCGGCGGCGGCAAGCAACTCGAGGCGACCTTCAAGTTCAGCGGCACGAAGGGCGCTGTCGTCCCGCTGAAGGTGGTGCTGGTCGAGGGCGTTCAGGACACGTCGCTGCTCGTGGACAGCAATGGCGATGGGACATGCACACCCGAAGAGGCCGCGGCGGTCGCGACCGACGCACAGCGTCCCCCCGGGTTCGCTCCACCCACGCAGCAGGTGTGGGTGGCGGAGCTGCAGCAACCCGTCAAGCGCACGGTCGCCTTCCGCCTCAGCGCCATCCCCGGGATGATCGCCATGGCGCTGCGCGGCTATGCCGCCGGTGAGGTCGTGTGCGGCGGCGGGGCCCATCGTCTCTTCGCGGCGGATACGAATGCCAACCTCGTGCTCGATGAGGGCACGGACACGCTCACCGTGGACCTGAACAATGACGGCAAGCTCGACGGGCCGGGCGAGCGGCTCTTTGTGGCGTCGTCGGTGGACATCGCCGACCGCCTCGTGCAGCCCACCCTCGGTGCGTCGTTCCAGAGCCTCGCCCTGACGGTACAGCCTGCCGGTGAGGTGCCCGTCCGCTTCGCCCTCGCGGCACTCAAGACGCCGCCGGTCAAGCTGCTGGCCTCCGTCCAGCGACAGGGCGGTGGCGCGATCCTGCTGCAGAGTCTCAGCCAGCCGGTGAAGATGCGCACAGGCGACTACAGCATCGAGAGCCTGTCGGTGGGAGTGCGCGGGGCCAACGGCAAGAACATGTACTACAACTTCGAGCGGACGGGGAAGGGCGTCAGCTTCCCGGTCCGGATCGGCGGACCGGCCAGCGTCGAGATGATAGGGAAGCTCAAGCTGGTTCCGCGCTGGAGTCTGGAAGGCCCGAACGGCGAGGCGCTCAAGAGCGCCGCGCCCGGGGCGGAGTTGCGCTGCGAAGTGGATGCTGTGACAGCCACGGGGCTGAAGCTGACGGGGTGCAACACGGGCAACGCGGAGGAGAACTATCCCACCCAGGTGCCGCCGCGGATGGCGCTGCTGGACCCGGCCGGCAAGGTGCTGTTCAGCGGCGCCATGACCTTTGGGTGAGGGAAC containing:
- a CDS encoding carboxypeptidase-like regulatory domain-containing protein is translated as MRAVSLVVCLVCLVCSVAAAVPVTGKVSDAAGKPLAGVRVYVLVIADRDAESFRAPWKQVVTGADGAFALDWPLAPEKVSYSMAMVYQPGLAVDFVSGGRLVPLSFVLKPTVPIKGSVLGDDGKPLAGARVTLDSCYEQSEGSYKHGQVPPELRDVLAVRTDANGQYALEVVATGVRPTLAISAPGYGEARITFEKQVTPVRLTRAGSLRGQLVCTDPAVPLAGWTVSVYGTGPPGGNTHSYYNSVCQTQAQGQFSLPELPPADYQFRVTAPSGVGYGAREGKATVTSGQTAEMKLTVEKLLPVKGRVVGADTKKGLANIGVSVGSSGAQTGPDGTFRVQCLPGTVTAYAYDRDSNYRSSDYRSPKQYTLAAPGLDVGDIVLQPAFRVSVQVVDEAGQPVAGAKLNYQQSGDDALPPFARSDLATDATGSYTLKGLTGDTLVVSATKDDLASEPAQVDVAKQQGPVKLVLRPGLMCAMTVTLRDQDGRPITDAAVQVYEQTNQYGRNRAAPPADATGCITAVRLTPGNGYNFEIEAPGCWPMGTPKWTAVAGQTHDCGVITLTRNRGLVAGKVVDAAGKPAAGMIVVCSMEAPQPASATTGADGSFRLAGLMEGPVCLFVHSGGLRCTAQIAKTGQEDVVLQAPAARPLRYNAGEAARATGGGGEAAGAGEPSPQAAQQAQDLILEALEKTKGGDTWDRWRLLLALAKRDPQLALQTAAAHGDKDDGVRAVVAMQHLCDAPQDAKLMLQALDPEQVQQSIMYAHGWHLGRVAPEMGARIGEALLESARRQRGSESVSGWALALRWLQRYDPAQAEALIPGLLLRAQTLGVSERDAYARTMAAQIIVGQDPAAALELLKPIADDNDLQRYTAKLAPCLAGRDPKRAVALLKGLKQDWYREQEMPECLAAFPAAQRDLALAEARQLKSAYAKARALAKLAQLLPREQAPGLLTEAAEALLQGGDMRGYPMQENVTGLLCLGLVAQRLGCEEYREIVWRGVAAHAPNADYGPRPVSESARTQVQLASRLGTCDPVLGRHILELALKRVGDWRQEEAYTQRSIVSAAAAIDPQWGLELVRQMPLDPDVKKRDGWTAGMLAVAGRLWQSEAERTTALLQSDGMGRSWLAEDDSLD